In Juglans regia cultivar Chandler chromosome 5, Walnut 2.0, whole genome shotgun sequence, the following are encoded in one genomic region:
- the LOC109017996 gene encoding uncharacterized protein LOC109017996, with amino-acid sequence MLRENLLKSQNRMKEFADRKRTEREFQVGDWVLERIGTVAYKLNLPPSTKIHPVVHVSCLKKKLDQNVIPLPTLPPLDSQGKVQPEPELILQRRMKKIRNHAVTEVLVKWLGASIEDSTWELLWTLRDRYPHLVGKVL; translated from the exons ATGCTGAGGGAGAATTTGCTGAAGTCTCAGAATAGAATGAAGGAGTTTGCAGATAGAAAGAGAACTGAGAGGGAATTTCAAGTGGGAGATTGG GTTTTGGAAAGAATTGGAACAGTGGCCTACAAACTCAACTTGCCTCCATCTACAAAGATACATCCTGTGGTACATGTGTcatgtttgaagaaaaagttggaTCAAAATGTTATTCCACTTCCTACATTGCCTCCTTTGGATTCTCAAGGAAAAGTGCAACCTGAACCTGAGTTGATCTTACAAAGAAGGATGAAGAAAATCAGAAACCATGCGGTCACTGAAGTATTGGTGAAATGGTTAGGAGCTTCTATTGAAGATAGTACCTGGGAACTTCTGTGGACATTGCGGGATCGCtatccccaccttgtgggcaaggtccttTAG